A section of the Syntrophales bacterium genome encodes:
- the dprA gene encoding DNA-processing protein DprA, with protein MLKYLLALKKIEGLGNLSIRTLIDNFHDPERIFNAHFEELIQVPDIGEKIASKILSFQGWNSIDKELSLLEKLGVNVIPYWDENYPELLKNIYDYPAFLYVKGQLMKEDICIAIVGSRQASAYGKFTTEKIARELALQGITIVSGMARGIDSAAHYGALSVNCRTIAVLGSGIDVIYPPENKDLYNKITEFGAVISEYPPGTPPIAAHFPARNRIISGLSYGVVVVEASDKSGSLITARFALEQGREVFAVPGAIDHPGSRGTNKLIKQGAKLVQNIDDIIDEISPMIKEHPALRKKTDVDQKGELKELPADLSEVEKMVMLLLSNEHPLPVDTVIQKSGFRANEILNALLILELKGLVKQLPGKRYVRDH; from the coding sequence ATGTTAAAATACCTCTTGGCCTTAAAGAAAATAGAAGGTCTTGGGAACCTAAGCATAAGGACCCTTATAGATAATTTCCATGATCCCGAACGAATATTTAATGCCCATTTTGAGGAGCTCATTCAGGTGCCTGACATAGGTGAAAAAATCGCTTCCAAAATCTTGTCTTTCCAGGGATGGAATTCAATTGATAAAGAGTTGAGTTTATTAGAAAAACTCGGTGTGAATGTAATCCCTTACTGGGACGAGAACTATCCGGAGCTCCTTAAAAATATATACGACTATCCTGCCTTCCTTTACGTGAAGGGTCAACTTATGAAAGAAGACATATGCATTGCTATAGTTGGTTCACGACAGGCATCTGCCTACGGAAAATTTACCACTGAAAAAATTGCCAGAGAGCTTGCACTCCAGGGTATAACTATCGTCAGCGGCATGGCCCGAGGGATTGACTCCGCCGCGCATTACGGTGCACTATCTGTTAATTGCAGAACAATTGCTGTTCTTGGTTCGGGTATTGATGTCATATACCCACCCGAAAACAAAGACCTCTACAACAAAATTACAGAATTTGGCGCAGTGATCTCCGAATATCCTCCTGGCACACCTCCGATTGCTGCTCATTTTCCAGCGAGAAATAGAATTATAAGTGGCCTCTCATATGGGGTGGTTGTGGTTGAGGCTTCAGACAAAAGTGGCTCACTTATAACAGCCCGTTTTGCACTTGAACAGGGACGCGAGGTTTTCGCCGTACCCGGAGCCATAGATCATCCGGGATCCCGAGGAACAAACAAACTCATCAAGCAGGGAGCCAAACTGGTGCAAAATATCGATGATATTATCGATGAGATATCACCTATGATAAAAGAACACCCTGCACTCAGAAAGAAAACGGATGTTGATCAAAAAGGAGAGCTAAAAGAGTTACCTGCCGATCTCAGTGAAGTGGAAAAGATGGTTATGTTACTACTCAGTAATGAACACCCACTTCCAGTGGATACAGTCATTCAGAAAAGTGGATTCAGGGCTAATGAAATATTAAATGCCCTACTTATACTTGAACTCAAAGGACTAGTAAAACAACTGCCAGGAAAACGCTACGTGAGAGATCATTAA